From Silvimonas iriomotensis, a single genomic window includes:
- the gcvH gene encoding glycine cleavage system protein GcvH yields MLDIPAELKYAASHEWMRLEADGTVTVGITHHAQELLGDLVFVELPKVGATLAKDEQAGVVESVKAASDVYAPIAGEIVAINTELESAPEIANTEPYADGWFFRLKPANVADLDSMLSAEDYARELGA; encoded by the coding sequence ATGCTGGATATCCCTGCAGAACTGAAATACGCCGCCAGCCACGAGTGGATGCGTCTGGAAGCCGACGGCACCGTGACCGTAGGCATTACCCATCACGCGCAAGAGTTGCTGGGCGACCTGGTGTTTGTAGAGCTGCCCAAGGTGGGCGCAACGCTGGCCAAGGATGAACAAGCTGGCGTGGTGGAGTCGGTCAAGGCGGCGTCTGATGTATACGCCCCGATCGCCGGCGAAATCGTCGCCATCAACACCGAGCTGGAAAGCGCGCCGGAAATCGCCAATACCGAGCCGTACGCCGATGGCTGGTTCTTCCGCCTGAAGCCGGCCAACGTGGCTGATCTGGATTCGATGCTCAGCGCTGAAGACTACGCCCGCGAACTGGGCGCGTAA
- the lolB gene encoding lipoprotein insertase outer membrane protein LolB: protein MKRWLTGFWLLLAALWLAGCATPPAPPTRSGELVATGRVALRLPNDSQIANFTWRDDGNEAALDLGTPLGQTVARLTFDAQGARLKDSSGTDTVAPSPEALLQKRTGWQLPVQGMRWWLRGKPDPATPAVVTPTAEGIHISQNGWEIDATDLRDAGREGKLPWRIHAAQNGLDLKIVVSDWQWLP, encoded by the coding sequence GTGAAGCGCTGGTTAACCGGTTTCTGGCTGTTGCTGGCCGCTTTGTGGCTGGCCGGTTGCGCCACGCCGCCCGCCCCGCCGACGCGCTCTGGCGAGCTGGTGGCCACGGGCCGCGTGGCGTTGCGTTTGCCCAATGACTCGCAAATTGCCAATTTCACCTGGCGCGATGACGGTAATGAAGCCGCGCTGGATCTGGGAACCCCGCTGGGCCAGACCGTCGCCCGCCTGACTTTTGATGCGCAAGGCGCGCGGCTGAAGGATTCCAGCGGCACCGATACGGTTGCGCCCAGCCCGGAAGCCTTGCTGCAAAAACGCACCGGCTGGCAACTGCCGGTACAAGGCATGCGCTGGTGGCTGCGCGGCAAACCTGATCCGGCGACGCCGGCAGTGGTCACGCCCACTGCAGAAGGTATTCATATCTCGCAGAACGGCTGGGAAATCGACGCGACTGATCTGCGCGATGCCGGCCGCGAAGGCAAATTACCCTGGCGTATTCACGCCGCCCAGAACGGGCTTGATCTGAAAATTGTGGTGTCTGACTGGCAATGGCTTCCGTAA
- a CDS encoding dynamin family protein, with protein sequence MSTDYLHRDEIAANDVDSNDRLAGDFQAYSAWRGQLSQRVAQLSRWLSEQDLDDAQTQLRIQTLLEKLKDDKLNIAFVAEFSRGKSELINAIFFAHYGKRVLPSSAGRTTMCPTEILFDPSRPPSIQLLPIETRAQNVTTSEYRRYTEEWATTELEVDNADAMLAALGQVGHTKRVSIEVAKSFGLFDEDDPDQVIMVGADGTVEIPAWRHAVINFPHPLLEQGLVILDTPGLNAIGTEPELTLNLLPNAHAILFILSADTGVTKSDIDVWRNHIGKAQAGSRGRLVVLNKIDGLWDELKTPAQIEAEIDRQVVTTASLLGVNPNHVFPVSAQKALVAKVQHDEALLQRAHLMDLEAALSGELLPAKQDIVRDSTITEVEDIVLATRNLLGTRRTSLLEQLDELARLRGKNQDVVMQMMDKVQTDKRHFEQGLVRFQALRSIFSQQTNQLLTLLGMDSLKAEIARIRDEMERSWFSFGEGGLRATMERFFKDTNANIASSAEQVAEIQAMMAAMYKKFSEEHGLGQVTPPPFSTLKYHKEIARLEKSFREHFNTVGRLLTTSQSRITRKFFETVASRVVYVFEVANRDVENWLKAVMAPMETQVREHQLQLRRRLESIKRIHKATDTLEGRIEELEDMDRQLTSQMDDLDQCHRQVLAALNSEISRLAA encoded by the coding sequence ATGAGCACCGACTACCTCCATCGTGACGAGATAGCCGCCAACGATGTGGACAGCAACGACCGCCTTGCCGGCGACTTCCAGGCCTACAGCGCCTGGCGCGGCCAGTTGTCGCAACGCGTGGCGCAATTGTCGCGCTGGCTGTCCGAGCAAGACCTGGACGATGCCCAGACTCAGCTGCGCATCCAGACACTGCTGGAAAAACTCAAGGACGACAAACTCAATATCGCGTTTGTGGCCGAGTTCTCCCGCGGCAAGTCTGAACTGATCAATGCGATTTTCTTTGCGCACTATGGCAAACGCGTGCTGCCCTCGTCGGCTGGCCGCACCACCATGTGCCCGACGGAAATCCTGTTTGACCCGTCGCGCCCGCCGTCGATCCAGTTGCTGCCGATCGAAACCCGCGCACAGAACGTGACCACCAGCGAATACCGCCGCTACACCGAAGAGTGGGCCACGACCGAACTGGAAGTCGACAACGCTGATGCCATGCTGGCCGCGCTGGGCCAGGTGGGCCACACCAAGCGCGTATCGATTGAAGTCGCCAAGAGCTTTGGCCTGTTTGATGAAGATGATCCTGATCAGGTGATCATGGTCGGCGCCGATGGCACGGTGGAAATCCCGGCCTGGCGTCACGCCGTGATCAATTTCCCGCATCCGTTGCTGGAACAGGGCCTGGTCATTCTGGATACCCCGGGCCTGAACGCGATCGGTACCGAACCGGAACTGACGCTGAACCTGCTGCCCAACGCGCACGCCATTCTGTTTATCTTGTCTGCCGACACCGGCGTGACCAAGAGCGACATCGATGTGTGGCGCAACCACATTGGCAAGGCGCAAGCCGGCTCGCGCGGGCGCCTGGTGGTGCTCAACAAGATTGACGGCCTGTGGGATGAACTGAAGACCCCGGCACAGATCGAAGCCGAGATCGATCGCCAGGTGGTGACCACGGCCAGTCTGCTGGGCGTGAACCCCAACCACGTGTTCCCGGTATCGGCGCAAAAAGCGCTGGTCGCCAAGGTGCAGCACGATGAAGCCTTGCTGCAACGCGCGCACTTGATGGATCTGGAAGCCGCGCTGTCTGGCGAATTGTTGCCGGCCAAGCAGGATATCGTGCGCGACAGCACGATCACCGAAGTCGAAGACATTGTGCTGGCCACCCGCAATCTGCTGGGGACGCGTCGCACCAGTCTGCTGGAACAACTGGACGAACTGGCCCGCTTGCGTGGCAAGAACCAGGACGTGGTCATGCAGATGATGGACAAGGTCCAGACCGACAAGCGTCATTTCGAGCAAGGTCTGGTGCGCTTCCAGGCGCTGCGCAGCATTTTCAGCCAGCAGACCAACCAGTTGCTGACGCTGCTGGGCATGGATTCGCTCAAGGCCGAGATCGCCCGTATCCGCGACGAAATGGAACGCAGCTGGTTCTCGTTTGGCGAAGGCGGCCTGCGCGCCACCATGGAGCGCTTCTTCAAGGACACCAACGCCAATATCGCCAGCTCTGCCGAACAGGTGGCAGAAATCCAGGCCATGATGGCGGCCATGTACAAGAAGTTCAGCGAAGAACACGGCCTGGGTCAGGTGACACCGCCGCCGTTCTCCACGCTCAAGTACCACAAGGAAATCGCCCGCCTGGAGAAATCCTTCCGCGAGCACTTCAATACCGTGGGCCGTTTGCTGACCACCAGCCAGAGCCGCATTACCCGCAAGTTCTTCGAAACCGTCGCCAGCCGTGTGGTGTACGTGTTTGAAGTGGCCAACCGCGACGTGGAAAACTGGCTCAAGGCCGTGATGGCACCGATGGAAACCCAGGTGCGCGAACACCAGCTGCAACTGCGTCGCCGTCTGGAAAGCATCAAGCGCATCCACAAGGCCACCGATACGCTGGAAGGCCGTATTGAAGAACTGGAAGACATGGATCGCCAGCTCACCAGCCAGATGGACGACCTGGATCAGTGTCACCGCCAGGTGCTGGCTGCGCTCAACAGCGAGATCTCGCGCCTGGCCGCGTAA
- a CDS encoding copper homeostasis protein CutC yields the protein MAHQDILLEICAGSVTSCLAAQEGGASRVEFCDNLLEGGTTPSHGAIAAARDRLWITLNVIIRPRGGDFLYSDVEFEVMQRDILACKKLGVDGVVIGLLTADGDIDVPRTKQLVELAMPMQVTFHRAFDVARDPVQALKAVISTGCNRLLTSGQAPTAPEGAELIRQLREQAGNKLVVMPGAGVRVNNIAELVRATGCREFHTSGRAPFPSGMNYRNERVKMGAPGQDEYAIVETSAPLVQEILANARSALG from the coding sequence ATGGCCCACCAAGACATCCTGCTGGAAATCTGCGCGGGCTCTGTGACTTCTTGCCTGGCCGCCCAGGAAGGTGGCGCCAGCCGCGTGGAATTCTGCGACAACCTGCTCGAAGGGGGCACCACGCCTTCTCATGGCGCCATTGCCGCGGCGCGTGACCGGCTGTGGATTACCCTCAATGTCATCATCCGCCCGCGCGGCGGCGACTTTCTGTATTCGGATGTCGAGTTCGAAGTAATGCAGCGCGATATCCTGGCCTGCAAGAAACTGGGCGTGGATGGCGTGGTGATCGGCCTGTTGACGGCCGATGGCGATATTGACGTGCCGCGCACCAAGCAACTGGTCGAACTGGCCATGCCCATGCAGGTGACATTCCACCGCGCATTTGATGTGGCGCGTGATCCGGTACAGGCACTGAAAGCGGTGATCAGCACGGGTTGTAACCGCTTGCTGACCTCTGGCCAGGCGCCGACCGCACCGGAAGGCGCCGAACTGATCCGCCAGTTGCGTGAACAGGCCGGCAACAAGCTGGTGGTCATGCCAGGCGCCGGCGTGCGGGTGAACAATATTGCAGAACTGGTGCGTGCCACCGGCTGCCGCGAGTTCCATACCTCTGGCCGGGCGCCGTTTCCCAGCGGCATGAACTACCGCAACGAACGCGTGAAAATGGGCGCGCCCGGGCAGGATGAATACGCCATTGTCGAAACCTCTGCGCCGCTGGTGCAAGAGATTCTGGCCAATGCGCGCAGTGCACTGGGCTAA
- the ahcY gene encoding adenosylhomocysteinase: MNHPAPLPATRKGRIAVAENFTDFKVADLSLADWGRKEIRIAETEMPGLMAVREEGRANQPLKGARIAGSLHMTIQTAVLIETLQELGADVRWASCNIFSTQDHAAAGIAANGFEGKGTPVFAFKGESLEEYWQFTHQIFEWPNGEFANMILDDGGDATLLLHLGARAEKDISLVGNPTNEEETVLYAAIKAQIAKDGSWYSTRLAHIKGVTEETTTGVHRLYQMHEQGRLAFPAINVNDSVTKSKFDNLYGCRESLVDGIKRATDVMIAGKVAVVLGYGDVGKGCAQSLRGLGATVWVTEIDPICALQAAMEGYRVVRMDDVAGQADIFVTTTGNVGVIAHDHLKAMRNNAIVCNIGHFDSEIEVASLRQYQWENIKPQVDHIIFPDGKRIILLAEGRLVNLGCATGHPSFVMSNSFANQVLAQIELFTKQAQYPVGVYVLPKHLDEKVARLHLAKIGANLTELSDEQAAYIGVPKNGPYKPAHYRY; encoded by the coding sequence ATGAATCACCCCGCCCCTCTTCCGGCCACACGTAAAGGACGTATCGCTGTGGCTGAAAATTTCACCGATTTCAAAGTTGCTGATCTCTCGCTGGCCGACTGGGGCCGCAAGGAAATCCGCATTGCCGAAACCGAAATGCCGGGTCTGATGGCCGTGCGCGAAGAAGGCCGTGCCAACCAGCCGCTCAAGGGCGCGCGCATTGCCGGTTCGCTGCACATGACCATCCAGACCGCCGTGCTGATCGAAACCCTGCAAGAACTGGGTGCCGATGTGCGCTGGGCGTCATGCAATATCTTCTCGACGCAAGACCACGCCGCTGCCGGTATCGCCGCCAACGGTTTCGAGGGCAAGGGCACGCCGGTGTTCGCGTTCAAAGGCGAGTCGCTGGAAGAATACTGGCAGTTCACCCACCAGATCTTCGAATGGCCGAACGGCGAGTTCGCCAACATGATTCTGGATGACGGCGGCGACGCCACCTTGCTGCTGCATCTGGGCGCGCGCGCCGAGAAAGACATCAGCCTTGTGGGCAACCCGACCAACGAAGAAGAAACCGTGCTGTACGCCGCCATCAAGGCGCAGATCGCCAAAGACGGCAGCTGGTACTCCACGCGTCTGGCCCACATCAAGGGCGTGACCGAAGAAACCACCACCGGTGTGCATCGTCTGTACCAGATGCACGAACAAGGTCGTCTGGCTTTCCCGGCGATCAACGTGAACGACTCGGTAACCAAGTCCAAGTTCGACAATCTGTACGGCTGCCGTGAATCGCTGGTTGACGGTATCAAGCGCGCTACCGACGTGATGATCGCCGGTAAAGTGGCTGTGGTGCTGGGTTATGGCGATGTGGGCAAGGGTTGCGCGCAATCGCTGCGTGGCCTGGGCGCCACCGTGTGGGTCACTGAAATCGACCCGATCTGCGCCCTGCAAGCCGCCATGGAAGGCTACCGCGTCGTGCGTATGGATGACGTCGCCGGCCAGGCCGATATCTTCGTGACCACCACCGGCAACGTCGGCGTGATTGCGCACGATCACCTGAAAGCCATGCGCAACAACGCCATCGTTTGCAACATCGGTCACTTTGACAGCGAAATCGAAGTCGCCTCGCTGCGTCAGTACCAGTGGGAAAACATCAAGCCGCAAGTCGATCACATCATTTTCCCGGACGGCAAGCGCATCATCTTGCTGGCCGAAGGTCGTCTGGTGAACCTGGGTTGCGCCACTGGCCACCCGTCGTTCGTGATGTCCAACTCGTTTGCCAACCAGGTGCTGGCACAGATCGAACTCTTCACCAAGCAGGCCCAGTATCCGGTCGGCGTGTACGTGCTGCCCAAGCATCTGGACGAGAAGGTTGCCCGCCTGCATCTGGCCAAGATCGGCGCCAACCTGACCGAACTGTCGGACGAACAAGCCGCTTACATTGGCGTGCCGAAAAACGGCCCGTACAAGCCGGCGCACTACCGCTACTAA
- a CDS encoding GNAT family N-acetyltransferase: protein MTPVVIRAALTQDLPALCRLSDEINHEHHAGAPDVFVLSQPGDEATQAWWHSAMSASDSVVLVAQHGDQVCGFISAKVTEPPVPPFIRARREARIGTIVVAASHRRQGVGEQLLGAARAWAKAQGAVTLYLQVFSFNESAIRFYEKHGLTVQSVFMNTPL from the coding sequence ATGACCCCAGTAGTGATCCGCGCCGCCCTCACGCAAGACCTTCCCGCCCTCTGCCGGCTTTCAGATGAAATCAACCATGAGCATCACGCCGGTGCGCCAGATGTGTTTGTACTCAGCCAGCCTGGCGATGAAGCGACCCAGGCCTGGTGGCATAGCGCGATGAGCGCATCAGACAGCGTGGTGCTGGTGGCGCAGCACGGCGATCAGGTTTGTGGCTTTATTTCTGCCAAGGTGACCGAACCTCCGGTCCCGCCGTTTATTCGCGCCCGTCGCGAAGCGCGTATCGGGACCATCGTAGTCGCCGCCAGCCACCGCCGTCAGGGCGTTGGCGAACAATTATTGGGGGCAGCACGCGCGTGGGCGAAAGCACAAGGCGCAGTCACGCTGTACCTGCAGGTTTTCAGCTTCAACGAAAGCGCCATCCGCTTTTATGAAAAACACGGCCTCACCGTGCAGTCCGTGTTCATGAACACGCCGTTGTGA
- the gcvT gene encoding glycine cleavage system aminomethyltransferase GcvT has protein sequence MTHALKQTPLYQSHVDAGAKMVDFAGWSMPIHYGSQLKEHEAVRADAGVFDVSHMVVLDIAGGDAKAWLQHILANDVARLGFVGKALYSGMLTEQGTVIDDLIVYLSETGYRMVVNAGTREKDLAWLTRTSAGRDVQLNVRDDLAMLAIQGPNAIEKVCAIMPQWAEAIRALKVFQGLPMGSQTGGEWFVARTGYTGEDGLEIMLPATDAPVFFAELIKGGVAPIGLGARDTLRLEAGMNLYGHDMDETISPLQAGMGWTIAWQPAERDFIGRAALEAEKNAGVAMKQVGLVLTDRGVLREGMRVVTPHGDGVITSGTFSPTLKHSIAIARVPASTDSSAEVDLRGTLTPVRVVKLPFVRNGKRQYE, from the coding sequence ATGACGCACGCCCTCAAGCAAACACCGCTGTACCAGTCCCACGTCGATGCCGGCGCGAAAATGGTTGATTTCGCTGGCTGGTCCATGCCGATCCATTACGGCTCCCAACTCAAGGAACACGAAGCCGTACGCGCCGATGCCGGGGTGTTTGATGTCTCGCACATGGTCGTGCTCGATATCGCGGGTGGCGATGCCAAGGCCTGGTTGCAGCACATTCTGGCCAACGACGTCGCCAGGCTGGGGTTTGTCGGCAAGGCGCTGTACTCGGGCATGCTGACGGAACAGGGCACGGTCATCGACGATCTGATCGTCTATCTGTCTGAAACCGGCTATCGCATGGTGGTCAACGCCGGCACGCGTGAGAAAGATCTGGCCTGGCTGACCCGGACCAGTGCCGGTCGTGATGTGCAACTCAATGTGCGCGACGATCTGGCCATGCTGGCCATTCAAGGCCCTAATGCCATCGAGAAAGTCTGCGCCATCATGCCGCAATGGGCCGAGGCGATTCGTGCTCTCAAGGTGTTCCAGGGTTTGCCCATGGGTTCGCAAACCGGTGGCGAGTGGTTTGTGGCCCGCACCGGCTATACCGGCGAAGACGGCCTTGAAATCATGCTGCCCGCCACGGATGCACCGGTGTTCTTTGCTGAACTGATCAAAGGCGGCGTCGCCCCGATCGGCCTTGGCGCGCGCGATACCTTGCGGCTGGAAGCCGGCATGAATCTGTACGGCCACGATATGGATGAAACCATCAGCCCGCTGCAGGCCGGCATGGGCTGGACCATTGCCTGGCAGCCGGCAGAACGTGATTTCATCGGCCGGGCTGCGCTGGAAGCCGAGAAAAACGCAGGCGTTGCCATGAAGCAAGTTGGCCTTGTGCTGACCGACCGCGGCGTATTGCGCGAAGGCATGCGCGTGGTCACCCCGCATGGTGATGGCGTGATTACCAGCGGCACGTTTTCCCCCACGCTCAAGCATTCCATTGCCATTGCCCGCGTACCGGCAAGCACTGACAGCTCCGCAGAGGTCGATCTGCGTGGCACACTCACGCCTGTGCGCGTGGTCAAGCTGCCCTTTGTGCGCAACGGCAAGCGGCAATACGAGTAA
- a CDS encoding tetratricopeptide repeat protein, with protein MASAPAADDNAQDPAIADGPLPNEELTDELVLRFLVGDIALQRGQATLGAQTWNDLARRTHDPRVAKRATEVAIGAGQLNLAMDSAKQWIDASPNAVGPQQVMLSLLLRANRLDEAKPHLEALLKAKPQDAPSFFLRMHTLWDKNTDRNAAAKLTEDVTAPYLNLPEAHFARAVAYANTNRVPDAIKEVDAAEALRPGWEPAVLYRIQLMSDRPSQERIDYLHTALRKNPDSLPIRNALARELVINKQMKDALDEYNGILKIQPDNLEALVGSGLVSMELRDFDTAQQRLGAAVQRNPRNTNNLRLYLGQIAEIRGQNQDAIGWYQSVEGDMHDAAIERLIHLYARTGQPQKAIDLIHQNVALTTEQQTRQTLLESSVWREAKNYDKAWFVLTEALSKDPKNADLLYERSLIADLQHNVPAAEADLHKYLELQPDSAQGLNALGYTLANRTDRYDEANGYLEKANTLDPDNPVILDSLGWLRYKQNRLPEARDLLTKAYKAMPNPEVGAHLAATLYKLGEKSDAHKVLAEAQRLDPDNESVIAIGQEIGKP; from the coding sequence GTGGCGAGTGCGCCCGCGGCAGATGACAACGCGCAAGACCCCGCGATCGCTGACGGCCCGCTCCCCAATGAAGAGTTGACGGACGAACTGGTGCTGCGCTTCCTGGTGGGTGATATCGCCCTGCAACGTGGCCAGGCCACGCTGGGTGCACAAACCTGGAATGATCTGGCCAGGCGCACGCATGATCCGCGCGTGGCCAAACGCGCGACCGAAGTCGCCATTGGTGCAGGCCAGCTGAATCTGGCCATGGATTCGGCCAAACAATGGATCGACGCCTCGCCCAACGCGGTGGGCCCGCAGCAGGTGATGCTCAGCCTGTTGTTGCGCGCCAACCGGCTGGATGAAGCCAAGCCGCACCTTGAGGCCTTGCTTAAAGCCAAGCCGCAAGACGCGCCCTCTTTCTTCCTGCGCATGCATACGCTGTGGGATAAAAACACCGACCGCAATGCGGCGGCCAAGCTCACTGAAGATGTGACCGCGCCGTATCTGAATCTGCCAGAGGCGCACTTCGCCCGCGCGGTGGCCTATGCCAATACCAACCGCGTTCCCGACGCCATCAAGGAAGTCGACGCCGCTGAAGCGTTGCGTCCAGGCTGGGAACCGGCCGTGCTGTACCGCATCCAGCTGATGTCGGATCGCCCAAGCCAGGAACGTATCGATTACCTGCACACCGCCCTGCGCAAAAACCCGGACTCCTTGCCGATCCGCAATGCGCTGGCGCGTGAGCTGGTCATCAACAAACAGATGAAAGACGCGCTGGACGAATACAACGGCATTCTGAAAATCCAGCCGGATAACCTGGAAGCGCTGGTTGGCTCCGGTCTGGTTTCCATGGAACTGCGTGATTTCGATACCGCCCAGCAACGCCTTGGCGCGGCCGTGCAAAGAAACCCGCGCAACACCAACAATCTGCGGCTGTATCTGGGCCAGATTGCTGAAATCCGCGGGCAGAACCAGGACGCCATTGGCTGGTATCAAAGCGTGGAAGGCGACATGCATGACGCCGCAATCGAGCGCTTGATCCATCTGTACGCACGCACAGGTCAGCCGCAAAAGGCCATTGACCTGATCCATCAGAACGTGGCGCTGACCACCGAACAGCAAACCCGGCAGACCCTGTTGGAGTCCAGCGTCTGGCGTGAAGCCAAAAACTACGACAAAGCCTGGTTCGTGCTGACCGAAGCGCTGAGTAAAGATCCGAAAAACGCCGATCTGCTGTACGAGCGCTCGCTGATTGCCGACCTGCAGCACAACGTGCCGGCCGCAGAAGCGGACCTGCACAAGTATCTGGAACTGCAACCGGACAGCGCCCAGGGCCTGAACGCGCTGGGTTACACCCTGGCCAACCGTACCGATCGCTACGATGAAGCCAACGGTTATCTGGAAAAAGCCAACACGCTGGACCCGGACAACCCGGTCATCCTCGATAGCCTTGGCTGGTTGCGTTACAAGCAAAATCGCCTGCCGGAAGCGCGTGACCTGCTGACCAAAGCGTATAAGGCCATGCCCAATCCGGAAGTCGGCGCCCACCTGGCTGCCACGCTGTACAAGCTGGGCGAAAAGAGCGACGCCCACAAAGTGCTGGCAGAAGCGCAAAGGCTGGACCCGGATAACGAATCGGTGATCGCCATCGGCCAGGAAATCGGCAAACCGTGA
- the mutM gene encoding bifunctional DNA-formamidopyrimidine glycosylase/DNA-(apurinic or apyrimidinic site) lyase: MPELPEVETTRRGIADILTGNTVAQVTVRDPRLRWPVPDTLHTLLQGQRIVSVERRAKYLLIGFAHGTLIVHLGMSGTLRVVTAARPVEKHDHIDLMLEDGRILRYRDPRRFGCMLWHEAAPATHPLLAALGPEPLSDAFDASYLQQQLARRQAAIKLVIMDQHVVVGVGNIYASEALFRARIHPERPAATLKKREIDALVDAIKATLSDAIRAGGTTLRDYVDSSGNTGYFQLQTYAYDRAAEPCRVCAKPIVEIRQGQRATFFCPNCQK; the protein is encoded by the coding sequence ATGCCTGAATTACCCGAAGTCGAAACGACGCGTCGCGGCATTGCCGATATCCTCACCGGTAACACGGTAGCCCAGGTCACCGTGCGTGATCCGCGCCTGCGCTGGCCGGTGCCCGATACCCTGCACACCCTGCTGCAGGGGCAGCGCATTGTCTCGGTCGAGCGGCGTGCCAAATATCTGCTGATCGGCTTTGCCCACGGCACGCTGATTGTCCACCTTGGCATGAGCGGCACCTTGCGGGTGGTGACGGCTGCGCGTCCGGTTGAAAAACACGATCATATTGATCTGATGCTCGAAGACGGCCGCATCCTGCGTTACCGCGATCCGCGCCGCTTTGGCTGCATGCTCTGGCATGAGGCCGCACCGGCCACGCACCCCTTGCTGGCAGCGCTGGGACCGGAGCCTTTGTCTGACGCCTTTGACGCCAGCTATCTGCAGCAACAGCTCGCCCGTCGGCAGGCCGCGATCAAGCTTGTCATCATGGATCAACATGTCGTGGTTGGCGTGGGCAACATCTATGCATCCGAAGCGTTGTTCCGTGCGCGGATACACCCGGAACGGCCCGCGGCCACACTGAAGAAACGTGAAATTGACGCCCTGGTTGACGCAATCAAGGCCACTTTGTCGGACGCGATCCGCGCGGGGGGCACCACGCTGCGCGACTATGTCGATTCAAGCGGCAACACGGGTTATTTCCAGCTGCAGACCTACGCCTATGACCGGGCCGCAGAGCCGTGCCGGGTCTGCGCGAAGCCGATTGTGGAAATCCGCCAGGGTCAACGCGCAACATTCTTCTGCCCGAACTGCCAGAAATAA
- the ispE gene encoding 4-(cytidine 5'-diphospho)-2-C-methyl-D-erythritol kinase encodes MASVTHSVLAASALDHFPATPQGWRSFPAPAKLNLFLHVIGRRADGYHLLQSVFQLVDLKDTIELRLRDDDGIEHHNPLPGVNPEDDLTVRAARLLQPFAPITCGVDIRVTKRIPMGGGMGGGSSDAATVLLALNRLWNVNLSRKSLMELGLKLGADVPFFIFGRNAFVEGVGEIMTAYDTPDCWFAVLHPQVHVSTPAIFKDERLTRDTPSIKMRGLNVAATRNDLQPVAVSQQPRIAESLEWLSQFGPARMTGSGSCVFTICASQSEADRVVSLVPEEMTGFVARSLQKHELSEFAD; translated from the coding sequence ATGGCTTCCGTAACACATTCTGTTCTTGCTGCATCCGCGCTGGATCACTTCCCCGCCACGCCCCAGGGCTGGCGCAGTTTTCCGGCCCCGGCCAAGCTCAATCTGTTTTTGCATGTCATCGGACGCCGGGCTGATGGCTATCACTTGCTGCAATCCGTGTTCCAGCTGGTTGATCTGAAAGACACCATTGAACTGCGGCTGCGTGATGATGACGGCATCGAGCATCACAACCCCCTGCCCGGCGTGAACCCGGAAGACGACCTGACGGTGCGCGCCGCACGTCTGTTGCAGCCGTTTGCGCCGATCACTTGCGGTGTGGATATCCGCGTGACCAAACGCATACCCATGGGCGGTGGCATGGGTGGCGGCAGTTCGGACGCCGCGACGGTGCTGCTGGCGCTCAACCGTCTGTGGAACGTGAACTTGTCGCGCAAGTCGTTGATGGAGCTGGGTTTGAAGCTGGGCGCCGATGTCCCGTTCTTTATTTTCGGCCGCAATGCCTTTGTCGAAGGCGTGGGCGAAATCATGACCGCCTACGACACGCCCGATTGCTGGTTTGCCGTGCTGCATCCGCAGGTACATGTTTCTACGCCTGCAATTTTTAAAGATGAGCGCTTGACAAGAGATACGCCCTCCATCAAAATGCGCGGCCTCAACGTTGCTGCGACGCGAAATGATTTGCAGCCAGTAGCGGTGAGTCAGCAGCCGCGCATCGCTGAAAGTCTGGAATGGCTAAGCCAGTTTGGACCGGCGCGGATGACTGGATCAGGAAGCTGCGTGTTCACAATATGTGCTTCACAAAGCGAAGCGGATCGTGTAGTATCGCTGGTTCCTGAAGAGATGACCGGTTTTGTTGCAAGGTCACTCCAAAAGCACGAGTTAAGCGAATTTGCTGATTAG